A section of the Rossellomorea marisflavi genome encodes:
- a CDS encoding ring-cleaving dioxygenase, whose translation MQKRTAGIHHITAIVGHPQENIDFYAGVLGLRLVKQTVNFDDPGTYHLYFGDEGGSPGTIITFFPWAGARQGVIGDGQVGVTTYAVPTGSLSFWKKRLGTFNIEAKESNRFGETYLAFDDPHGLHLEIVEREGGENNGWSFGGVSPDVAIKGFGGAILLSARPEKTAELLEQVMGLEKVGEEGDYIRFRSTADIGNLIDVKKTSVGRGRSGVGTVHHIAWRAEDDQDQLEWQRHVGASGYGVTEVKDRNYFNAIYFREHGEILFEIATDPPGFAHDETVETMGEKLMLPEQYEGHRDRIEQALIPIEVKELD comes from the coding sequence ATGCAAAAACGAACAGCCGGAATCCACCACATCACCGCCATCGTCGGACATCCACAAGAAAACATCGACTTCTACGCAGGCGTCCTCGGACTCCGCCTCGTCAAACAAACCGTCAACTTCGACGACCCAGGCACCTATCATCTTTACTTCGGAGACGAAGGCGGAAGTCCCGGAACCATCATCACCTTCTTCCCATGGGCAGGTGCACGTCAAGGAGTGATCGGTGACGGGCAAGTAGGTGTCACTACCTATGCCGTACCAACAGGAAGCCTCTCATTTTGGAAAAAGCGCCTAGGGACGTTCAACATCGAGGCAAAAGAATCAAATCGGTTCGGCGAGACATATCTGGCGTTCGATGATCCACACGGCCTTCATCTGGAAATCGTGGAGAGGGAAGGCGGGGAGAACAACGGCTGGTCGTTCGGAGGTGTATCACCAGATGTCGCCATCAAAGGGTTCGGTGGAGCCATCCTTCTATCTGCACGCCCTGAAAAAACAGCTGAATTGCTGGAGCAGGTGATGGGTCTTGAGAAGGTAGGCGAGGAAGGGGACTATATCCGCTTCCGATCTACGGCTGACATCGGAAACCTCATCGATGTGAAGAAAACCTCCGTCGGCCGGGGACGCTCGGGAGTGGGGACGGTCCACCATATCGCATGGCGGGCGGAAGATGACCAAGACCAGCTCGAATGGCAGCGCCATGTAGGTGCAAGCGGCTATGGTGTCACTGAAGTGAAGGACCGAAACTATTTCAACGCGATTTACTTCCGTGAGCACGGAGAGATCCTGTTTGAAATCGCAACGGACCCACCTGGGTTTGCACATGATGAAACGGTGGAAACAATGGGAGAGAAGCTTATGCTGCCGGAGCAGTATGAGGGGCATCGGGATAGGATCGAGCAGGCCCTGATCCCGATCGAAGTGAAAGAGCTAGACTAA
- a CDS encoding ABC transporter ATP-binding protein: protein MIRFENVSKVFDGNKKAVDSVSFTIPNGEIFVLIGPSGCGKTTTLKMINRLIELSDGTIYINDEKVSTYNVHELRWNIGYVLQNIGLFPHMTIEENIAIVPEMKKWPKEKTSKRVAELLRMVGLNPADYKDRKPGELSGGQQQRVGVARALAADPEFILMDEPFSALDPITREKLQDDILALQKEIKKTIVFVTHDMQEALKLGDRICLMKDGEVAQVGTPAELIQKPANEFVRDFIGGKGHSLENEFNLADILSPIEEPLDVDRAYIPIDSTIHETLSALAHEEIAIVKKDGTPVGYVSRETIIRHLAGTRAGETG, encoded by the coding sequence ATGATTCGATTTGAGAATGTTTCAAAAGTGTTTGACGGAAATAAGAAGGCCGTGGACTCAGTCAGTTTCACGATTCCAAATGGGGAAATCTTCGTGCTGATCGGGCCGAGTGGATGCGGAAAAACAACGACGCTCAAGATGATTAATCGGCTCATCGAGTTATCCGATGGGACGATTTATATCAATGATGAGAAAGTCAGTACATACAATGTGCACGAGCTGAGATGGAACATCGGATATGTGCTCCAGAATATCGGTTTATTCCCACATATGACCATCGAGGAGAATATTGCCATCGTCCCAGAAATGAAGAAGTGGCCGAAGGAAAAGACAAGCAAGCGTGTAGCTGAGCTTTTACGGATGGTGGGTCTTAATCCTGCTGATTATAAGGACCGGAAGCCTGGTGAATTATCGGGTGGTCAGCAGCAGCGGGTCGGTGTTGCACGTGCCCTTGCGGCAGACCCTGAATTCATCCTGATGGATGAACCGTTCAGCGCCCTCGATCCCATCACAAGGGAAAAGCTGCAGGATGATATCCTGGCCCTCCAGAAGGAAATCAAAAAAACCATCGTGTTTGTCACCCATGACATGCAGGAGGCTCTGAAGCTCGGAGATCGCATCTGCCTCATGAAGGACGGAGAAGTCGCACAGGTAGGGACACCTGCAGAGCTGATCCAGAAACCCGCCAACGAATTTGTCAGGGATTTCATCGGTGGAAAAGGTCATTCTCTTGAGAATGAATTCAACCTGGCCGATATCCTTTCACCGATTGAGGAACCGCTGGATGTGGACCGGGCATACATCCCCATCGACAGTACGATCCACGAAACCCTTTCAGCACTCGCACATGAAGAGATCGCCATCGTGAAAAAAGATGGGACCCCCGTCGGGTACGTTTCAAGGGAAACCATCATCCGGCATCTTGCTGGAACGAGAGCGGGTGAAACTGGATGA
- a CDS encoding ABC transporter permease/substrate-binding protein, whose protein sequence is MNGLMDTFNNRKGELLNDLLQHIEISFIALFFALIISIPLGIYLTRKQKIAEGIIGITAVFQTIPSLALLGLLIPLVGIGTVPSIIALVAYALLPILRNVYTGINEVDPALTEAAKGLGMNSWRRLVKVELPLAMPVIMAGIRTSMVLIIGTTTIAALIGAGGLGDLITVGISRNDTDLILLGAIPAALLALFFDFLLRIIGRLSFKKSLISVASVIVIAFLIIGGSAFLKPKEADLVIGGKLGPEPEILMNMYKLLIEDETNITVEVKPNMGPTTFMFNALRSGDIDIYPEFTGTVIADLLKESPESTDEKEVYTQAKEGAKEKLGFALLEPMKYNNTYALAVPEELAKEYDLKTISDLKAIQGTIKAGFTPEFPERDDGYPGIQKLYGIEFPSVKVMQPELRYTAIDSGKINLADAYSTDPEIEKYNLKVLEDDKGLFPPYQGAPIMKEKLLEEYPELEDILNKLSGKITDDEMREMNYQVSVEDRSAREVAEEYLKKNKLIQ, encoded by the coding sequence ATGAACGGATTAATGGATACGTTCAATAACCGCAAAGGCGAATTGCTTAATGATCTCTTACAGCATATCGAAATTTCATTCATTGCCTTGTTCTTTGCCCTTATCATATCGATTCCACTTGGCATCTATTTGACCCGGAAGCAGAAGATAGCTGAAGGAATCATCGGCATCACGGCCGTCTTCCAGACGATTCCGTCGCTGGCCCTCCTCGGACTCTTGATTCCCCTAGTGGGTATCGGAACCGTCCCTTCCATCATCGCCCTTGTCGCCTATGCCCTCCTCCCGATCCTGAGGAATGTGTATACGGGTATCAATGAAGTGGATCCCGCCTTGACAGAAGCGGCAAAGGGCCTCGGGATGAACAGCTGGAGGCGCCTGGTCAAAGTCGAGCTGCCACTTGCCATGCCTGTCATCATGGCCGGGATCCGGACGTCGATGGTCCTCATCATCGGCACGACGACAATCGCCGCCTTGATTGGAGCCGGTGGGCTCGGGGATCTCATCACCGTCGGGATCAGCCGTAACGATACCGATCTGATCCTTCTCGGTGCCATCCCCGCTGCCCTGCTGGCGCTTTTCTTCGATTTCCTATTGCGGATCATCGGAAGGCTGTCATTCAAGAAATCCCTGATATCGGTGGCATCTGTCATCGTCATCGCCTTCTTGATCATCGGAGGTTCCGCCTTCTTAAAACCGAAGGAAGCCGATCTTGTCATCGGCGGGAAGCTTGGACCCGAGCCGGAGATCCTCATGAATATGTATAAGCTCCTGATTGAAGATGAAACCAACATCACGGTTGAGGTGAAGCCGAATATGGGGCCGACCACCTTCATGTTCAATGCCCTGAGGTCCGGGGATATCGACATCTACCCTGAATTCACAGGGACCGTCATTGCCGATCTCCTGAAGGAATCACCCGAGAGCACCGATGAGAAAGAGGTCTATACGCAGGCAAAAGAAGGTGCAAAGGAAAAACTCGGCTTCGCCTTACTCGAGCCGATGAAGTACAACAACACCTATGCCCTTGCCGTTCCCGAGGAGCTGGCCAAGGAGTATGACCTGAAGACCATTTCCGATCTGAAGGCCATCCAGGGCACTATCAAGGCCGGCTTCACACCGGAATTCCCTGAGCGGGACGACGGCTACCCCGGCATCCAGAAACTCTACGGCATCGAGTTTCCATCCGTGAAGGTCATGCAGCCCGAACTGCGGTACACAGCCATTGATTCAGGGAAGATTAATCTGGCCGACGCCTACTCCACTGACCCAGAAATCGAGAAATACAACCTGAAAGTACTCGAAGATGATAAGGGGCTCTTCCCTCCGTATCAAGGTGCCCCGATCATGAAAGAGAAGCTCCTTGAAGAATACCCAGAGCTTGAGGACATTCTCAACAAATTGTCCGGTAAGATCACGGATGACGAGATGAGGGAAATGAACTACCAGGTTTCCGTCGAAGACCGCTCTGCAAGAGAAGTGGCGGAAGAGTATTTAAAAAAGAATAAGCTTATTCAATAA
- a CDS encoding glycosyltransferase, giving the protein MVEVYRGTDRIGRLRRNNEEGGVEPSMFTAYLYISDSYTDHYLHIIFNRLMEKGIDIVLCDADASQPEIDPKHPRVYVSIGEDWEEFKGLNSLPLEERRRWIHVKSGEEIEADHLFHCWLKRTDPLPEGEEISIPSTISDRPLVSVFTAAYRSGNKIRRPYESLLKQTYTNWEWVIVDDSGDEDETYQTALMGLDDSRVRRYRPDGSSGYIGAVKRYAASLCTGEILVEVDHDDELTEDCLEKIVSAFQANPDCGFAYGDCTEVHADNLHAHWYGWDSGYGYNLYYRVWIHKMKRWQNVNKHTALNGTTIRHLVGLPNHPRAWRRDCYHLIGGHREELLVADDYDLLVRTFLSTSVVAIPDLLYIQYRNAGGSNTTFTRNKQIQLLVQQLYSYYGDRIGERLESFELPREIPYERIWKRKTDDAGVKTAHLIHEREDRSSLVFPIPHEEEEYDHTLLLEALREGLENGFSDHEIVIAGRIPHLVETYAANAPMGAIRWWPMEVEDDWETCLRYATYMASCKEKVVVGRSLT; this is encoded by the coding sequence ATGGTAGAGGTTTACCGGGGGACCGACCGGATCGGACGCCTCAGGCGGAACAATGAAGAGGGGGGAGTGGAGCCCTCCATGTTCACGGCCTATCTCTATATCTCTGATTCTTATACCGATCACTATCTTCACATCATCTTCAATCGCCTGATGGAAAAGGGAATTGATATCGTTCTGTGCGATGCCGATGCGTCACAGCCGGAAATAGATCCAAAACATCCGCGTGTGTATGTATCCATAGGGGAGGACTGGGAGGAATTCAAAGGATTGAACAGCCTGCCCCTTGAGGAGCGCAGGCGATGGATCCATGTGAAGTCGGGAGAGGAGATCGAGGCGGATCATCTCTTTCACTGCTGGTTGAAGCGGACGGATCCCCTGCCTGAAGGGGAGGAGATTTCCATTCCTTCCACCATCAGCGACCGGCCCCTCGTGTCAGTCTTCACGGCAGCCTACCGGTCGGGAAACAAAATCAGGCGGCCCTATGAATCTCTCTTGAAGCAGACCTATACGAACTGGGAATGGGTCATCGTGGATGACTCAGGTGACGAAGATGAGACGTACCAAACGGCTCTGATGGGCCTTGATGACTCAAGAGTCAGGCGCTACCGTCCAGACGGATCGTCCGGCTATATCGGAGCGGTGAAACGGTATGCGGCAAGTCTATGCACCGGGGAAATCCTGGTGGAGGTTGATCATGATGACGAGCTCACGGAGGATTGTCTGGAGAAAATCGTGTCGGCCTTCCAGGCGAATCCCGACTGCGGTTTTGCCTATGGAGATTGTACGGAGGTCCATGCCGATAATCTCCACGCCCATTGGTACGGGTGGGACAGCGGCTATGGCTATAACCTGTACTACCGGGTGTGGATCCATAAGATGAAGCGCTGGCAGAATGTGAATAAGCACACGGCGCTTAATGGAACAACGATCAGGCATCTGGTTGGCCTCCCTAACCATCCCCGTGCATGGAGGCGGGACTGCTATCATCTCATCGGTGGGCACAGGGAGGAGCTGCTCGTGGCAGATGATTATGATCTCCTCGTCCGGACGTTCCTGTCTACCAGTGTCGTGGCCATCCCGGACCTTCTCTATATCCAATACCGGAACGCAGGTGGGAGCAATACGACGTTCACAAGGAACAAGCAGATCCAGCTTCTCGTGCAGCAGCTTTACAGCTACTATGGGGACCGGATCGGGGAGAGGCTAGAGTCCTTTGAACTGCCCCGTGAAATTCCATATGAACGGATTTGGAAGCGGAAAACGGATGATGCCGGTGTGAAGACGGCTCATCTCATCCATGAGAGGGAGGATCGGAGCTCATTAGTATTCCCCATCCCTCATGAAGAAGAAGAGTATGATCATACCCTTCTTCTTGAAGCACTCAGGGAAGGCCTGGAAAACGGATTCTCAGATCATGAGATCGTCATCGCCGGAAGGATACCGCATCTTGTGGAAACCTACGCGGCCAATGCACCGATGGGGGCGATCAGGTGGTGGCCGATGGAAGTGGAAGATGATTGGGAAACCTGTCTCCGGTATGCGACTTACATGGCTTCGTGTAAGGAGAAGGTTGTGGTGGGGAGAAGTCTGACTTAA
- the rfbD gene encoding dTDP-4-dehydrorhamnose reductase translates to MITGGSGQLGSEFIRQLRVRDAGQPFLAPQRAECDVTDAKQTKDFIYRCSPDIIIHCAAFTDVERAEEDQERAFLVNATGTRHIAEAASAVGAVLVYISTDYVFDGKKKDPYEEGDHPVPLNAYGKSKLAGEEAVRKAISRHYIVRTSWVFGGAGPNFIRKILSLSKTNNTLKVVDDVMGSPTYTVDLAGAILRLIQTDRFGTFHLSNGGACSWYDLAAEAIRLSGSPTTILPCSSEEYPSKAVRPRYSVLGNHKTQPLPKWQTAVKRYLASISV, encoded by the coding sequence ATGATCACAGGTGGGTCAGGTCAACTCGGCAGTGAATTCATCCGGCAGCTGAGGGTGAGGGATGCGGGACAGCCGTTCCTGGCACCGCAAAGGGCCGAATGCGACGTGACGGATGCGAAGCAAACCAAGGACTTCATATACCGGTGCTCCCCCGATATCATCATCCACTGTGCGGCGTTCACGGATGTGGAGCGAGCGGAAGAGGATCAGGAAAGGGCTTTTCTTGTGAATGCAACGGGCACCAGGCATATAGCGGAAGCAGCAAGTGCGGTCGGTGCCGTGTTGGTATACATCAGCACCGACTATGTCTTCGATGGGAAGAAGAAGGATCCATATGAGGAAGGGGATCATCCGGTACCCCTTAACGCCTATGGAAAATCTAAGCTTGCGGGCGAAGAGGCTGTAAGGAAGGCGATTTCGCGGCATTATATTGTGAGGACGTCGTGGGTGTTCGGCGGAGCGGGGCCGAACTTCATCAGGAAGATCTTGTCCTTATCGAAAACGAACAACACCCTTAAGGTCGTGGACGACGTCATGGGCAGTCCGACGTATACCGTAGATCTCGCCGGGGCCATTCTTCGCCTGATTCAAACGGATCGATTCGGGACCTTCCATCTCTCAAATGGAGGGGCATGCTCGTGGTACGACCTGGCTGCTGAAGCCATTAGGCTTTCAGGTAGCCCGACAACGATCCTACCCTGCTCTTCAGAGGAGTACCCAAGCAAGGCAGTCAGACCACGTTACTCTGTGCTCGGCAACCATAAAACGCAGCCCCTTCCCAAGTGGCAGACTGCGGTCAAGCGCTATCTAGCGTCCATATCGGTTTAA
- the rfbB gene encoding dTDP-glucose 4,6-dehydratase produces the protein MIKHTILVTGGAGFIGHHFVKHRLRETEDRIVNLDSLTYAGDLEALKELEGNPRYTFAKGDVNDRELVDDLIRQHNINLIVHFAAESHVDRSIASASSFIHTNVAGTQVLLDVAREHGARFIHISTDEVYGSLGETGIFTEESPLAPRSPYAASKASSDCLVLACHHTFGLPVNITRCTNNYGPRQFPEKFIPKMIIEALRGNPLPLYGNGENVRDWIHVHDHCTAIDTVIEKGIAGEVYNIGSSNERKNLEVARFILEELELDESRITYVDDRPGHDYRYALNSDKIRNELGWSPRYEFEPALKKTIKWYKEHRPWWEWVLKRSDGL, from the coding sequence TTGATTAAGCACACCATCCTTGTTACTGGGGGAGCGGGATTCATCGGTCATCACTTCGTCAAACATAGATTGAGAGAAACGGAGGACAGGATCGTGAATCTTGATTCCCTCACCTATGCAGGAGACCTTGAGGCGTTGAAAGAGTTGGAGGGGAATCCACGCTATACATTCGCGAAGGGGGATGTGAACGACCGGGAGCTCGTCGATGATCTGATCAGGCAGCACAACATCAATCTGATCGTCCATTTTGCGGCTGAGTCCCATGTGGACCGGAGCATCGCCTCGGCGTCATCTTTCATCCATACAAATGTAGCAGGCACCCAGGTGCTTCTGGACGTGGCAAGGGAGCATGGCGCACGCTTTATTCATATTTCCACAGACGAAGTATACGGAAGCCTGGGGGAAACAGGCATCTTCACGGAAGAATCACCCCTTGCACCGCGAAGCCCCTATGCCGCCAGCAAAGCATCATCCGATTGCCTCGTCCTCGCCTGTCACCATACATTTGGACTGCCCGTCAATATCACACGCTGTACAAACAATTACGGACCGCGGCAGTTTCCGGAGAAGTTCATCCCGAAGATGATCATCGAGGCACTGAGAGGGAATCCGCTTCCCCTCTATGGAAACGGGGAAAACGTAAGGGATTGGATCCACGTGCACGATCATTGCACGGCCATCGACACGGTAATTGAAAAAGGGATTGCAGGGGAAGTCTACAACATCGGGTCTTCCAATGAACGAAAAAACCTTGAGGTCGCAAGGTTCATCCTTGAAGAGCTCGAATTGGATGAAAGCCGGATCACCTATGTTGATGACCGCCCCGGACACGATTATCGCTACGCACTCAATTCGGATAAGATCAGGAATGAATTAGGCTGGTCACCCCGTTATGAATTTGAGCCGGCTTTGAAGAAGACGATCAAATGGTATAAGGAGCACCGCCCGTGGTGGGAATGGGTGTTGAAAAGGAGTGATGGCCTGTGA
- the rfbC gene encoding dTDP-4-dehydrorhamnose 3,5-epimerase — MKVIETDLHGVVVLEPLLFGDHRGYFFESYNERTAGTHGLTPRFVQDNESFSEKAGVLRGLHYQIGEHAQAKLVRVASGSIFDVAVDIRRGSETFGRWFGTVLSAQNKRQLYVPKGMAHGFCTLEDETTVLYKADSFYHAASDRGIRWDDPHLAIDWPVDVPILSGKDESLPRWEDADFD; from the coding sequence GTGGTGGTGCTTGAACCACTCTTGTTCGGGGATCATCGGGGATATTTTTTCGAAAGCTACAATGAGCGTACAGCAGGCACGCATGGATTGACGCCGAGGTTCGTCCAGGATAACGAATCCTTTTCAGAGAAGGCGGGTGTCCTGAGGGGGTTGCACTATCAGATCGGGGAACATGCTCAGGCGAAGCTGGTGAGGGTGGCATCGGGCTCGATCTTTGATGTGGCGGTGGATATACGAAGGGGATCGGAGACATTCGGCCGCTGGTTCGGAACGGTCCTCAGTGCACAGAATAAACGGCAGCTCTATGTTCCGAAAGGGATGGCCCACGGCTTTTGCACGCTTGAGGATGAGACAACTGTCCTTTATAAAGCGGACTCCTTTTATCACGCCGCGTCCGACCGGGGGATCCGCTGGGATGATCCCCATCTTGCCATCGACTGGCCTGTGGATGTGCCGATTCTTTCTGGCAAAGATGAAAGTCTGCCACGTTGGGAGGATGCCGACTTTGATTAA